The DNA segment TTTATGgaattcctctaaaaaataaaaaagttttgggaTTATTGAAAGATAACAGCAACGGAAAAATAAAGACCGAATTTCTGGGTTTGAGatcaaaattatatgcatataAAGTTTTGGATGAAGAGGATGAAAAAAAGAGAGCCAAAGGTATAAAAGGATCAACACTGAAAACCATAACATTCGATTACTATAAGCAGACTCTCATTTCTTATCAGGATCTGATTAAATTTAACACCTAATCCGAAGCCGACAGCACGAAGTGCACACCATCATCCAAGATAAGATTGCTTTTAGCTGGCATGATGACAAACGAATGCTGCTCCCTGGTACAACACATACTCTTCCATGGGGATATAAATATAGAGCCTACGACCCCATGGAAGTCGAtgcaatgtaaaaatgtatatacttattgattatttgtatatatgtaaaaaaattgtcattgtaGGCTACTAAGATTGTATATATGGGAAGAAAAACAAACGAGGTGAAATATGAGTGGAGGAATGAGAGGGATAGAATATACTGTATATAAACTGTGGCGACCACCTTCCtagctatttttaataattatttccagATATTTCTGGTTATAGTCCTGGAGAAAAGTATTGAATATTTCGAGCCGGCACTCATTTAATTTCTTATACTTTCTGCCGGTCTCTCTGTGTCACGTATTTCATTTCATGTTTTTCTTCGATAGTGTAAGCAAATGATATCGCCGGAGAGTTTTCAAAGGCTTTGAGATATGCTAATCAGTACGGGTACATGCCCTGTTGCCATGCCAGGCCCAGGGCGGCGAGGAATTCGTCATCGAAACCTCAGTTCGTTTCCGTCTGTCAAACTATCTGAACCTCGCTCCcattattcttgattaaaagtgtttttagttatttaaacttcagagtttaattatttatgcGCCTTATTCCCCTTCAAAGTGGTGACCCCGCAAAAAGTGTATATCTTTTGATACAGTGACAGTCAGTTTCGCCCTTATACAGGCTAGTGAAGTGCAGATTTCGTTCTAGGATTATAATCTGTAgagtttatacttttaaaaaatgactacaaCCACGCCACCACGACGACGATGACGCCCGTTGCGACGACGGCTACGATGGCCTCGCCGTTACATTGTACAGAAAATACAACACCTAACTCTTCTCTCGCAGGCTTCATGCCTCCGAATTATGCCACGATTAACCGCGTTGGAGTGAAAATCCCACCCTTTTGGCCGGCAGATCCGGAGATGTGGTTTGCTCTGGTGGGAACACAATTCGCGCTCGCGGGAGTACTGTTAGACGAAACAAAGTTCAATTACGTTGCCGGGAATCTAGATGCAAAATTTGCAGCTGAAGTGCGCGACATTTTAACCTCTGCACCTGGACCTGAACGAACATATCAGAGACTAAAAACGGAACTCATTAATCGACTAAGTGCCTCGCAGGATCAAAAGACACGCCGTTTGCTAGAGCATGAGGAAATAGGCGATCGTACGCCATCCCAGTTCCTCCGACACCTTCGCGGCCTTGCAGGTAACGTTTTTCCAGACGCTGTCCTGCGTCCATTCTGGCTCGGTCGGCTACCTACGTCGATGCAGGCTATCCTGGCAACCCAGGACTAAGCCCAGCTTGATAAGTTGGCACAGCTCGCCGATGCCATCGCAGAAGCAACGCCAAAGACCCGTGTTTCCGAGGTATCTGCAAATTTAGCACCTTTAGAAGCCATGCTTCAGCAGCTCGCCCTTGTAACAACCAGAATTGCCGAAGTGTCAGTGACGTCAGAAGTAGCATCGGGCTCAAGAGATCGTGACCGGTCTCCGTCTCGCGGCCATTTCCGCGATCGCAGCAGAAGTCGATCTCGTCGAAATAATGAAAACGGTGTTTGTTGATATCACGAAACTTTGGGAAGTGACGCTAAGAAGTGCAATCTACCGTGTGCATTTAAATCGGGAAACGAACCGGGCCGGCGCTGATGGAGGCCAGCGACCCTTGCCCATCGTCTCGCCGCCTCTTCGTTACGGACCGGGATACGAAAACGCAATATTTGGTCGACACGGGAGCAGACTTATGCGTTTTTCCACGTGCACTAACACGCGGACGACGTCCCAAAACATCGTACGAACTTTACGCAGCCAACGATTCAACCATCGCGACGTACGGTTTCGAAACACTCACGCTCAACCTCGGACTTCGCCGCGCTTACTCGTGACGTTTCGTTATCGCTGATGTCACAAAACCGATAATCGGAGTCGATTTCTTGCATCATTATGGTTTATTGATCGACATTCGGAATCAAAAACTTATCAATAGCCTCACAACCCTCTCAGTGCAAGGGAAAGTCTCTGAGTGTGATACGAGTTTGCTAAGCATTCGAGCCATTTCAGGATCTTCTCCCTGTCATAAAATTCTGCAAGAGTATCCAGAAATCACCCGACCAAATGGCTTTATCGTCGAACCTAAGCACTCGACGAAACATTATATCAACACGACACCTGGACCACCCGTTTCTGAGGGACATCGACGATTGGCTCCAGATAAATTGAAGCTGGCCAAACAGGAATTCCAAACCATGCAAGAGATGAAAATTGCTCGTACTTCGAATAGCAACTGGTCTTCACCNNNNNNNNNNNNNNNNNNNNNNNNNNNNNNNNNNNNNNNNNNNNNNNNNNNNNNNNNNNNNNNNNNNNNNNNNNNNNNNNNNNNNNNNNNNNNNNNNNNNGGATTATTTGAATTCCCGTACATGTCGTTTGGCCTTCGAAACGCAGCGCAAACCTGCCAGCGTTTCATGAATGAAGTACTTCGAGATCTCGATTTCGTTTACAGCTATATCGATTCTTATCAATCCATCAAAATGTATCTGGGGAGAATGCGCCGTTAAGTTTCTTGGATACGAAGTTTCTAAGAACGGTGTTAGATCCCTTCCAGAGAAAGTGGAAGTTATTTTGAATTATCCGCAACCAAAAACAGCTAAAGAACTACGTCGATTTGTAGGTACATTGAATTTTTACCGGATTTGCATACCTAATGCTGCAACTCTACAGGCTCCATTGAACGAAATGCTACACGGTAACCTAAAAGGTAATGCAGTGATCACCTGGACTGAGGAAGCTGTCAATGCCTTCGAAGAGTCCCGGAAAAGTATTGCAGTAGCCGCTCAACTAGCTTTTCCAGCACCAGGAGCTCCTCTTGGCATTTTTTCAGACGCTTCTGACTTCGCTGTTGGAGCAGCACTGCAGCAACGAGTGAACAACGTATGGGAACCTCTGGGTTTTTTTTCGAAGAAGTTGAGTACCGCGGAACGCAAGTACGGTGCCTACGACCGAGAATTACTAGCCGTATATAAATCCATTAGATACTTTAGACACATGGTAGAAGGTAGGATCTTTACTGTGTATACGGATCACAAACCTATTACATTTgcatttcagcaaaaaagtgaCAAGTGTTCTTCAAGACAGTTCCGATACCTGGATTTCATCGGCCAATATACCACTGATATACGACACATATCTGGAAGCAACAATGTCGTCGCAGATGCTCTTTCCAGAATCGAAGAACTCTCAATCGGAATTGACTTTGCAGAACTTGCAAAATCGCAAAATGAGGACACAGATATTAAAATGTACCTTCAGCCGGAATCGACCTTGCACCTAGAAAAAGTCCAACTACCAGGTACCGAAGTAGCCATCTACTGTGATGTTTCAACCCGCACAGCTAGACCTTTTCTCACAAAACCTTTTCGGCGGGTGGCCTTTAATTCGTTGCATCAATTATCGCACCCTGGAATCAAGGCCACGGTAAGGCTGATAACAGAACGCTATGCGTGGCCGTCAATCAAAGTCGACTGCCGGCAATGGGCTCGCGCGTGCACCCAATGTCAAAAAGCCAAAGTTTCTCGACATGTCTCATCACCTGTGGGTTCGTTTAACTCTCCTTCCAAAAGGTTCGAACATGTACACATCGACCTCGTGGGGCCTTTACCTTCTTCAAGAGGATATAAGTACTGCCTCACCTGCATCGATCGTTTCTCACGGTGGCCCGAAGCATTTCCAGTTGATGACATCCAAGCACCCACCATCGCACGAACTCTTATTGCTGGTTGGATCGAAAGGTTTGGTACCCCCCTCCAAATTACGACAGATCAAGGTAAGCAGTTCGAATCTCAACTATTCAGTGAACTCAATCACTTGCTTGGGACTCGACATCTTCGCACAACTACTTATCATCCAGCTTCCAATGGATTGGTCGAGCGTATACACCGACCTTTAAAAGCGGCAATCCGCTGTCACCAGACTGCAGACTGGGTTGACACGCTACCAGTAGTACTGCTAGGTTTCCGAGCAGCCTGGCGAGAAGATTTGAAAGCCACAACTGCCGAACTACTGTATGGGGAACCACTGCGCCTCCCTGGTGAACTTCTGGTTCCACGTTCATCAAACGACTCAGGACTCACGTCTCTTATGTTCACCAATCAGAAACGTGTATAAAAACGTGGaacatccaattttttaaaatttgtgcttCATAACATGTATATTATATCGTGATTTGATATTCTTATATACTCAATCACTAGCAGGGGGGTACTGTGGCGACCACCTTCCTAgctatttttaataatcatttccAGATATATCTGGTTGTAGTCCTGGAGAAAAGTATTGAATATTTCGAGCCGGCACTCATTTAATTTCTTATACTTTCTGTCGGTCTCTCTGTATCACGTATTTCATTTCATGTTTTTCTTCGATAGTGTAAGCAAATGATATCGCCGGAGAGTTTTCAAAGGCTTTGAGATATGCGAATCGGTACGGGTACATGCCCTGTTGCCATGCCAGGCCCAGGGCGGCGAGGAATTCGTCATCGAAACTTCAGTTCGTTTCCGTCTGTCAAACTATGTGAACCTCGCTCCCattattcttgattgaaagtgtttttagttatttaaacttcagagtttaattatttatgcGCCTTATTCCCCGTCATAAACCTAAGCTAGTAAAAATAGTATATACGAGTGTAGGAATGAGAAAGATAGATATAGAATATACTGTATAGAAAGCTTAATGTTGGAATGTaaataatcttttgtaatataGATATAATGTAAAGTgtatgtatgtaaaaattataagaaggAATCGCAAAAAAACTGTATAATTGTTTGTACAAAACACaagttaatgcaaaataaaaataaaaatagtttaatataaaatggtgtttttttattgaataccaccctgaaaaatataattttaagtgaatttctttaaatcgaaaatcttttgcttcaattaaaactGATAAAAGTTAAGTTCAgagcatttttcttaaacttatttTAGCTATCGGATGCAACCTGATCCAGCAGAAGTAATCTTCCAATGCTGAGGATGTTTCTTGAAGCCACAATGCCAACGATGTTCACTGACCAACCTATTCGCAATatctactattcgcacttatAAGGACAAGGAACTTTGAGAAAAAACACACaagtttcttttcatttgcttttttattttatttaaaaaaaaatcagtacattaaatatacttaaaaaatacgtAGATTCAATATAtatggaaaaacatttttttatctctataaatataaataattatcagcCTATAAGTACTCTTCTGACATCATCCAATCTACAAGTTTATACATCTCATATAATTTCTGCAGTGAAGGACATTTCAGATCAAGCAGGTCAACAATTTCGcatgatatttctacaaattgtttcaaccaattcttttttccaatccttttacataaattttgttgcatcttCTAAAGTGTGCTCGAGTTTTACAGGTACTAAAGAATACGGTAATTTACCAGCATTCCATGGTATTCCATCATGATTGCGCTctgtccatttatttttagacttATATTTTGGTGGAACGTCTTTCCAAATACAGGGTGGTTGAAAAAGGAAAGAATATGGTATTTTGCCTCTTTCATCAAAGAGTGGTATAGCCCAGGAGTAATATAGCCAattctttcaatacaaatttctttTCTGGCAACTTGAAGCCCTGCATCTCCACCAAGTGCTGCATCTTGAATGcaactaaattatttctaatcgattacagcatttttataccaactttttcaccaccccacttattggtttatactcaactATACGATCATGCAAAATTACGCAATATGCCGATGTTTGAgcgggaaaattttcactagtttgaaattccaaacgAACGTGAACTGGCACATATTTCAGTGACTCGTTCTGCTTAGAGCAGTCAATCACTACAAAAGGTGCATGATTTATAAATTCTCTTCTCGATAGCAGTGATTGTGGTTCTTTACCATACTAATTAGCTTGAAAGTTTCtagtagtattattttttctgtttgtctgaAATCCTAGTATAACAAATCTCAGTTTTTCcaactgaaattttcgtgaatcaaACAGTTTAATACTAGGCCCTAACCactctattttattgatttcatatAAAAACAGTCACAACTTAGACGTTGATGCATTAACATGTCTTCGTgtcaggagaattttcaaaagcaaaataatattttgcaacaaatttctaGAGCTAGTGAATCAATTCGATGAAAACATAGGTTAATAAAGTTGGGCAAAGAAACAGTTGAACGCACATTAAGTGACACTTTTAAACTCACTGTTAATCCACTCGAGAAAATTGTTGGCggtttcaagaatatgaaaaaagttgaaccaaTTATATGGAAAGAAGAAGCAAAGAATAAAGCTGAAGAAAGTATTGATGACGATGATTTGTCATACAAATCAATAATGACTATGAGGAAGAAGCAGATGAGAATGTAGATCCCAGTAATTTGGAGACATCAACTGCTAGTGAAGCTGAAAAGAACTCTGGAATACGAAAGATAGattaatgattggagattctcaGATAAGTTTCAGTCAGAACGATATTCATGtgggtaatttgaatttttccaaaagtaaaggcttgcttgaacttttattttaaaaagtacctcAAGAGTCTTCTATAACGCCCagtgatcttcaaaattatagacaaattgttattgcaacaaacttatataaaaaatattataaaccaaATGGAGAAATTCGTAACAGTAAGGCCTTTATATATAAAAACAGCAGCTGGTAATCCAAGGCACACCAACGAAATTATacgaattacacagccacacaaaaaaagtgtgcggatttgGTAACAAGACACGCGTATTCCTacggattttggggcgctgaattcaaattcggtatcaaaaatcacccatcacgtcatggttgagccataacctcaaaaaatgacgaaaaatcatgcactgagacaaataaattttaaaataatgccagtgatgcaaattttcacttcaaaaacatgtccacaactgtgaaggatcaacccttgcctgatatcaacttatttaacataactttacccaacagaacctgacctcacacaacctgaattaacagaaatttattgaactacacgtaaagctctggaaacatattttcccagtagcaaatgtgtgctacatcgaatgggtcaactcgagcttaacctagaaataaatctaacctagcctaacctaacctcaccaaacacaattaaactgattgtgttgtcccgttgtgtttgcggtaccgtttaattcagcttcggcttaacctacatagaggtttaacctatcctaaattaacctaaccgattacgctgggaaccctgttcttgcgtactctcatattttgacattaataactgtaaatgtctggagttttgtaaccgcttgttgctagcattattcgcctgtgtctgtaaccagggcacctccacgtggtgacggtgggcaacggatccacattggcccTGTCcttgggtaaacggcgttcatgccgtcatggcagacacaagTAAAAAGTGttttacgatgcagggaaaaaccccagtatcggcgtctggtcagggtgggaaagcgggctccccgacgtcgtcatcatgcaaccatagctcttcatcaatggatcacttggctGGTGTAGAGTCtgatgctacaaggaaaaaaaccgcgagcatttctcaatcgcatgcctgcaagaatagctcagattcattctgtaaCATTTGCAggaaatatgaagtgagcagtttgcgaaaatcaatcgacgaggaagtgaaaagtctttacgaaaagtgtttttaccgtaaattgctgcaccaagaaacaaaatgggttcctcacgtcatttgcaattcctgcagacttatgttgtatcgtctaaaaaattccaacaacgaaaagtaccgcaagtactctacaacAACTACATGGAAAAAACCCATTATTGccaaggactgctacttttgcatgaattccgtcaaagggttcaacgccaaaaataaaaataatatttcgtacattaatgtgtgcacagtcataagagtaattgaaatcaataaaaatgcacgccagactgatttaagcgctttagaagatgatataatgtaagttgaaagtcaacgtcatggagacggtagtgaaaccagtgatcgaacagaaaatagttctgatgattccgatgaaaatgacgaaaaagatgacgaatatgtcgtgcataaaatgaaattgaaggttccaatattagtgtcgcaaactagaactgaatgattttattagagatcttggattaccgaaagacagcgctgaatttgccgcttcatttctaaaaagaagaaatcttctagagccaaagacaaaagtttcattctatcgcgacagagacaaagaattcagaaagtttttcgttaaagacgaagagacgtctttagtgtactgcactgacgttaacggactaatgaaccacttgaagaaaaatgtgtacagagatgaagaatggcgacttttcattgattcgtcaaaacgcagcattaaggccgttttactgcataacacgaatactcacgctcctatccctatagctcacttaACGGTCATCAAAAAAGAATacaacaatgttaaaatgcttcttgaa comes from the Belonocnema kinseyi isolate 2016_QV_RU_SX_M_011 chromosome 6, B_treatae_v1, whole genome shotgun sequence genome and includes:
- the LOC117175609 gene encoding uncharacterized protein LOC117175609 translates to MTPVATTATMASPLHCTENTTPNSSLAGFMPPNYATINRVGVKIPPFWPADPEMWFALVGTQFALAGVLLDETKFNYVAGNLDAKFAAEVRDILTSAPGPERTYQRLKTELINRLSASQDQKTRRLLEHEEIGDRTPSQFLRHLRGLAGNVFPDAVLRPFWLGRLPTSMQAILATQD